Genomic DNA from Mycobacterium stomatepiae:
AACAGCTGCTTGAGGCTCCAGCCCGGGCAGGTCGGCACCGTGAGCGAGTCGTCGACGTCGCGGAAACGCTCCGAAAAAGCGCGGTTTTCGTCGAGAAAAGCTGCCGCGTAATCCACGCAATCAGGCTACTCGCCAAGGATGCGATCTAGGGGCGTCGCGCTCCGAGCCGGAACACCCGCCAGCCCGCCTGAGTCCAGCGTTCGGCATCCAGGCAGTTACGACCGTCGACGACGACGCGCGCACGCACCCGGTCGGCGAGGTCGTTCGGGTCGAGGTCGGTGAACTCCTGCCACTCGGTCAGTACCAAGACCGCGTCCGCGCCGTCGCACGCCTCGGTCACCGAAACCGCGTAGTTGAGGGTCGGGAAAAGGCGGCGCGCGTTTTCCAGGGCCTTCGGGTCGTAGAGGTTGACCGCGGCCCCGTTGAGCTGCAGCTGGCCGGCGACGTTGAGCGCCGGCGAATCCCGGACATCGTCGGACTCGGGCTTGAAAGCCGCACCGAGCACGGCGACGTTGGCGCCCAGCAGTGAACCGCCGCATGCGGCGGTGGCCAGCTCGACCATTTTGGTGCGCCGGCGCATGTTGATGCTGTCCACCTCGCGCAGGAACGTCAGCGCTTGATTGGCACCCAGCTCGCCGGCGCGGGCCATGAACGCCCGGATGTCCTTGGGCAGGCAGCCACCGCCAAAACCCAAACCCGCGTTGAGGAATTTGCGCCCGATGCGGGAGTCATATCCGAGGGCATCGGCCAGCAGCGTGACGTCGGCGCCCGCGGCCTCGCATACCTCCGAGACGGCGTTGATGAATGAAATCTTCGTTGCGAGAGAGGCATTGGCGGACACTTTAACCAATTCCGCTGTCTGCAAATCGGTTACGAGGAACGGCACACCCGCATCGAGGATGGGCGCGTACAGCTCGCGGATGACGATCTCTGAGCGCACCGAATCCTGTTGAATACCAAGCACAATACGGTCCGGCTCCAAGGTGTCGTGCACCGCGTGTCCCTCGCGCAGGAACTCCGGGTTCCAGGCGATTTCGACGTCAGCCCCCTCGGGTGCCAATGCCGCGGCCCGCTCGCCAAGCTCGGCCGCAGTGCCCACGGGCACAGTCGATTTGCCGACCAGCACGGCCGGCCCGGTCAGCCGCGGTACGAGATTGTCGATGACGGCGTTGACATGGCTCAGATCGGCGCCGTATTCGCCCTTCTTTTGCGGCGTGCCGACGCCGAGGAAGTGCACGTCGGCGAAATCAGCCGCCAGGTCGTAGTCGGTGGTGAACCGCAATCTCCCGGCAGCCAGGTTGTCGGTCAACAACTCTCGAAGACCGGGCTCGTAGAAGGGGATGTCACCCGCGGCCAGCTTGGCGACTTTACCTGGGTCGATGTCGACTCCGACGACCTCGTGCCCCAGGACGGCCATCCCGACCGCGTGCGTAGCACCCAAGTATCCGGTGCCAAAGACGGTGCATCGCATACCACCTTGTGTAGGTGTCCGCGATGAGCTAACTGCATAGGTGCGTTAAGCGGGAGGCAAACGGGAGGTGACTAGGTGGCTGTCGGGGGAGCTAGCGGCGGCCACCGCCGCCGAATCCGCCGTGGCCGCCGCCGAAACCACCGTGACCGCCGCCACCCGGGAAGCCACCGCCACCCGGGAAGCCACCGGCGTGGCCGCCACCACCTGGGAAGCCACCTCTACCGGGCCCTTGGTTACCCGGGAACTCACCCCCGCCGCGGCCGGGATTGTTCGGGAATCCACCACCGCCGCCGGGACCCAACGGTCCGCCGGGCACACCGATAATCGGCGGTATCGGGAGCGGGATCGGGATGGGAATCGGCGGCGCGACGGGCGCGGGAGCCGGAGCGAGCGGCACGGGGGCCGGGGCCGGTGCGTCGGGTATCGGCGCGGGCGCTTCCGGCACCTGGACCGGGACGGGTGCCGGGGCCTCGGGTATCGGAGCCGGAGCGGGTGCCTGAGGAACAGGTGCCGGAGCGGGGATCGGGGCCGCCTCAGGCGCGGCGGGAGCTGCCGGAGCGGGCGCGGGAGCCGGAGCAGCCGGCGCCGGTGTGGCCGGGGCGACGATGTTGTGGCTGGGAACAGGCTTCACCCCGGCCGTCGGCCGGATCGCGATCGCCAGCGAAACGACCAGCGCGGCGACGCCGACGATGAAGATCGCCGCAACCACGCTGCCCACCAGCCCAAACGACCTGCGTTCGTGATAGTCGGCGAGCGAGGTGGCTGCGGTGTACGCGCCCGTGTAGGGCTCGGCGTAGTCGTCGGGAACGGCGCTGTACGCCAGTAACCCCTCGGCGGAGTCCGGGTTTTCGAAATATCCGGGGGCAATCGCGAACGGGTCGAGGGCACCGGTGCCGGGGTCCTGCGCGTAGGCCCACGCGGCGGTGGACGAGGCGAACAGCGGCGCATTCGCCGACGCCAGCGCGGCCCCGCGGGCCAGCGCGGTGTCCGGCTCCTCGGGCATGGCCACAGGAAGCGTCGTCGCGGCCTCTAGCGCCGACTTGATCAGCGGAACATCGACGCCGGAGCCGACGACGAACACCGCGCCCGGGCGCGTATCCAGCGTTTCAGCCTCCGAGACCATCGTGGCCAGCTGTGCCACCGCGGCGTCATCGTCGTCGGGCAGGGTCTGTCGATGCACGTCGGCGATCGACCCGTCGGCGGTATCGACGAGCGCCAAGGTCGCGGTCTCGGGTTCGATGAACAGCAGGGCGGTCTGGGCGTAGTTGGTTTCATTGCCCACCGCCTGCGCCAGCGCGGCCGCGGCCAGGAAGGCCGAGACCAACATCACATTCTCGACCTTGTGCGCGGCCAGGGCGTCCCGCAGCGCGGCCGCCTCGATGGGATCGGTCCAGGTGACGCCAGTCGAGGTCAGCTGATAGCCGCCGGTGGCCGCGCTCTCCTGGGTTCCCAGGATCGCCGAGACTACTTGATCCGCGGCGCTAGTCGTTGCTGCGTCGTCGTCGGACGCAACGTCGAAATTGTCTTCGTCGACGGTGGCACCATCGCCATTTTCGCCTTCGACCAGAACCATCCGGACTGCCGTTGGCGCCATCGACACCCCGAGTACGGTGTCCAATGCCCCTCCATTGTCATTTGCTAGACAGTGCAGTGGAGGACGTCGCCATCGCAGGCTCCGGCTGCCTCGAGACGTCGTGAATCCCCACCCTGTATTCCCCTAGCGACCCGACTTTACGCGCGAACCGCTCCAGTTGTTTGGGGCGAGACCGCTAGTGGTGCCCGCCGCCGCCCCCGCCGCCACTGCTGTGACCGCCGCCACCGCCACCGCCAAAGCCGCCTCCACCGCCGCTGTGACCGCCACCTCCGCCAAGGCCACCGCCGCCGCCGAAGCCTCCGCCGCCGCCAAAGTGGCCACCGCCACCGATAGGTCCGCCACCGATAGGTCCGCCACCGATCGGCCCGCTCGGAGCGTGGCCGCCACCGCCGAACGGTCCCCCACCGCCGAAGGGCCCGCCACCGCCAAGGCCGCCGCCGATGGGCCCACCCGATGGCCCGCCGCCGAACGGACCACTTCCACCGTGGCCACCCCCAATAGGACCGCCACCAATCGGGCCACCACCGTGTCCGCCGCCGACGGGTCCACCACCGATCGGCCCGCCACCAAGGGGACCACCACCAATCGGTCCGCCGCCGTGGCCTGGCCCGCCACTATTAGGCCCACCGCCGAAGGGACCACCCGAACCGTGGCCACCACCCGGACCCGTTCCCGGAAGACCCCCGGAACCACCGCTATTAGCGCCACCCGAACCCGAGCCAGGCGGCGGGAAGTGTCCGCCACCCGGGCCATTCGGCTTGGTCGGGCCAGTTTCTGGAGGAGTTTGATGCGGCGGTGACTGCGGGACCGAGTCCGGTGGCTCCGGGATGTGCACGGGCGGCGGCTGCTGCACCACGACGGGTGGCGGCATCACACGCGGAGCCTGGATCGGCGGCGGAGTCATCAACCATTCCGGGCCGGGCACGCGGATCTGGGGCACCGGGATCGGCACCACGGCCGGTACCGGCACCACCGGCGCAATAGGCGGAGCCGCGGGCGCCGGAGCGGCCGGCAGCGGTGCCGCTAACGCCGGATGCAACGGCATGGGCGCCGCTGCGGGCGCGGGCAGGACGATTTTCGGCTTGGCGACGGACGCCTCCGCCGGCGGGAGCGGGAGCCGGCTGGCTGGGCACGATGAGGTTTTGGTTGGGGCTGGGCTGCACGGCCACGTTCGTCGTGCGGATACCGATCGCCAGTGCGATCTCGAGCGCCACCACGGCGCTGATGGCGACCACCGCCATTCCGCTGCCGACCAGCAGCACCGGCCTGCGACGCGGCTGGCCTTCTTCTGGCCCGTCGAAGTCGGACGGGTCGATCACGACGGTCGGCGCGTCGGCATCCTCGTCGGACACCAGGCTGTAGGCGAGCTCGTCGCGGCCGAGCGTCGCGTCGGAAACGTAGGTCACGCCAAGGTATTCGGGCCTGTCGTCCGGTTGGACGGCACCGGTACCCGGGTCTTGCGCGTAGGCCAGCGCCGCGGTCGACGAGGCGAACAGCGGCGCGTTGGCCGACGCCAGCGCGGCCCCACGGGCCAGCGCGGTCTCGGGCTCTTCCGGTGTGTTGACGTTCAGTGCGGTTGCCGATTCCAATGCCGGCTTGATCGCGGCGATGTTGACGCCCGAGCCGACCACAAACACGCCACCCGGGGGCAGGTCCTGCTCCTCGAGCCCGGCGAGCATCCCGGTGAGTTGGGCGGTGGCCTCCTCGTCGGACTCGGGGTCGAGCCGCTCCCGGTAGAACTCGCTGATGGACCCGTCGGCGGTCTCGACAATGGCCAGCGTCGCGGTGTCCGGTTCGACGAAGAGCACTGCGGTGGTCTCGTAACCCATTGCCCCACCGACGGATTGACCGAGCGCCGTGGCGGCCAGAAACGCCGAGACCAGCATCACGTTCTCGAGCTTGTAAGAGGCCAGCGCGTCGCGGAGCACGGCCGCGTGCAGCTGGTCGGTCCACGTCACTCCGATCGAGGACAGCTCAAGCCCGGCGTCGGCCGCGCCCTCGCGCGTGCCCAGGATCGCCGAGATCACCCGATCGGGGACGGCCGTGGGCTCGGTGTAATCGGTTGCGGTGACGTCGAATTCGTCTTCTTCGACCAAAGCGCCGTCGGCGTTCTCGCCTTCAACCAAAACCATCTGGACCGAGTCCGGTGCGATCGAGACCCCGAGCACAATATCCAAAACCAACCCCTCCAAAGGTGGTGCAGCCGAGCGGTGCTCGGACGGAGGAGAAAAACCATTGACTATCTAATAATCCCGCAGCATGGCTGTGCGGGCACCCTCTCGAAGCTATGTAGTTCTTATGAATCTCTCATAGGAGCGCGACGGCGTCGGGCCGCGCTGCCCCTGGTACTTCGAACCCACCCGCGAACTGCCGTAAGGGTGTTCGGCCGGGCTGGTCAAACGCAGGATGCACAGCTGGCCGATCTTCATGCCGGGCCACAGGATGATCGGCAGGTTGGCGACGTTGGACAGCTCGAGGGTGATGTGACCGGTGAAGCCGGGGTCAATGAAGCCCGCCGTCGAATGCGTCAGCAGGCCGAGCCGGCCTAGCGACGACTTGCCTTCCAGGCGCCCGGCGAGGTCGTCGGCCAACGCGACCTGCTCCAGCGTCGAGCCCAGCACGAACTCGCCTGGGTGCAAGACGAACGGCTCCCCTTCGGCGGGTTCCACCAGGCTGGTCAGTTCGTCCTGCTGCTGGG
This window encodes:
- a CDS encoding UDP-glucose dehydrogenase family protein; protein product: MRCTVFGTGYLGATHAVGMAVLGHEVVGVDIDPGKVAKLAAGDIPFYEPGLRELLTDNLAAGRLRFTTDYDLAADFADVHFLGVGTPQKKGEYGADLSHVNAVIDNLVPRLTGPAVLVGKSTVPVGTAAELGERAAALAPEGADVEIAWNPEFLREGHAVHDTLEPDRIVLGIQQDSVRSEIVIRELYAPILDAGVPFLVTDLQTAELVKVSANASLATKISFINAVSEVCEAAGADVTLLADALGYDSRIGRKFLNAGLGFGGGCLPKDIRAFMARAGELGANQALTFLREVDSINMRRRTKMVELATAACGGSLLGANVAVLGAAFKPESDDVRDSPALNVAGQLQLNGAAVNLYDPKALENARRLFPTLNYAVSVTEACDGADAVLVLTEWQEFTDLDPNDLADRVRARVVVDGRNCLDAERWTQAGWRVFRLGARRP
- a CDS encoding DUF7159 family protein — its product is MDTVLGVSMAPTAVRMVLVEGENGDGATVDEDNFDVASDDDAATTSAADQVVSAILGTQESAATGGYQLTSTGVTWTDPIEAAALRDALAAHKVENVMLVSAFLAAAALAQAVGNETNYAQTALLFIEPETATLALVDTADGSIADVHRQTLPDDDDAAVAQLATMVSEAETLDTRPGAVFVVGSGVDVPLIKSALEAATTLPVAMPEEPDTALARGAALASANAPLFASSTAAWAYAQDPGTGALDPFAIAPGYFENPDSAEGLLAYSAVPDDYAEPYTGAYTAATSLADYHERRSFGLVGSVVAAIFIVGVAALVVSLAIAIRPTAGVKPVPSHNIVAPATPAPAAPAPAPAPAAPAAPEAAPIPAPAPVPQAPAPAPIPEAPAPVPVQVPEAPAPIPDAPAPAPVPLAPAPAPVAPPIPIPIPLPIPPIIGVPGGPLGPGGGGGFPNNPGRGGGEFPGNQGPGRGGFPGGGGHAGGFPGGGGFPGGGGHGGFGGGHGGFGGGGRR
- the dcd gene encoding dCTP deaminase, encoding MLLSDRDLRAEISAGRLGIDPFDDTLVQPSSVDVRLDSMFRVFNNTRYTHIDPAQQQDELTSLVEPAEGEPFVLHPGEFVLGSTLEQVALADDLAGRLEGKSSLGRLGLLTHSTAGFIDPGFTGHITLELSNVANLPIILWPGMKIGQLCILRLTSPAEHPYGSSRVGSKYQGQRGPTPSRSYERFIRTT